Genomic window (Chloroflexota bacterium):
CCAGGCTTATGGCACGGAAATATACCTTGAATCCCGGATATCAACTCTGTTACACGCTGGGTCTGCGACGATTCCTGGACCTTTTCTACCGTTACGGCCAAAGCGACCTGCCCGCCTTCGTGCACACGGTACTGGGTCAAGGAGAAATAAACTTCTCAGACCTTGAAAAGGTTCTCCGATTGCACGACAATTAGTGGTATATAATCCATCGCTGTCAAGTCGAGAAAGGTGAATGGAATTGGAAGAATTTCTGGGATATCATTCGGAATGGAACCTGGGCAGCCCGGGCGGGTGGGATTATCAACGGACCACACAGATTATAGGCAAAGCGGTCTGGCAGGTTCTCGTTCGGAAGCGCGCTATTGACGTTGATGTGGACTTCGACCATCCGCTGCTGAACCCTTTAGGTGGTTTCGTTGAAATGCTAACGGAGGCGCATCGTGCGCGGGAAGGCAGAAATTCCGGGTTTATCGCGGTTGTTGCCGAAGAGGAGACACTCAAGGACGTAGTAGAAAACAGAAATCTTGTAACTCATTTGAACGCCATCGATGGATTGTCGAGTGCGCTTATGGCGCCTCATGAACTCGAATTAAATGCTGGCCGCGTTTGCTGGCGGGGCCAACCGGTATCAATTGCCTTCGTGGACTTCAACACGAACATTTTGCTTGACCTGCACCGCAAGCATAATCTGGCCCCTCTGCTCCAGGCTGTTCGGGAGGGCAGAATAATCAATCCCAGGGGAACAGAGCCGATAAACGCTAAAAGCATGTTTGAACTCATCACTGAACCAGATAAAAGTCGCTTCTTTCAAAAGGAAACAGTATCGAGGACGCCATGGACGCGTCAATTCTATTCCCGACAGACTGCCGGCCCCCGTGGGGAATATATCAAAGACCTGGTTGAGTGGACTCGCGCCAACTGGGAAAATCTTGTGCTCAAGCCAGAGCGCGGCTACTCCGGCAAGGGGGTATCTGTAGGTGGTTTAAATGCTGATATAGACAGTATCTTGAACGGGGCGCTTGGAAAAGGCAGCTACGGTAACTATATCGTACAGGAGAAAGTTCCCCTGAATTTATGGGCCGAAATAATTCCCGAGCTTGATACCGAGAATCAAATTGTGCGCGAAGTTCAGCACCAGACCGATTTCCGGTGTTTATTTGGCCAGGCCGGACTGTTTGGATTTCTCTGCCGGTACGGTAGTGTGCCGACAAATGTTGGCAGCGGCGGAGGCGTTCAGCCTCTGGCCGTGCTCCGCTCTGATACTAGCGTCGGCGAGGCTACCAAAAGGGTCAACAACGCCATCCTGGACATGGACTACGGAGATGTACTGGAGGCCGTTGAACTCCAGCAGAAACTGGCCCTCGACCATCAATTCACCTACCTGCTCGGTCCAATCAAAATAGCCCTGCGCCCCCGGCTTATCACCCACAGACAGATGCAGTCGCTTGAGGCGTACTGCGCTGGTATCTGGGCTGACTGCATGACGCTGGAAGAAATGTGGATGTCTGGAGAATTAGGTTTAATTGAGAGCATCGATGCAGAGGAGCTTGAAATCATACGGTCGCAGCCGTGGAGAGGTTCACCGGCAATCTTCGCCTCAGACGGCCTGTTCAGCTTTGGGGCACACTTACCATGAACCAGAGAGTGGATGAAAACTGGTGGCAGCATATATTTGACGATATATACCTGTTGACTGACGCTAGGTCGGTCTGCGATGAGGAATTGACTCGGCAGGAAGTTGACTTCCTCGTGGGAAATCTTGACCTGGATAAAAGTGCCTCAATCCTTGACCTGTGCGGCGGACATGGCCGACATTCCCTGGAACTCTCCAGACGTGGTTTTAAAAACGTGACGGTGCTTGATTATTCCGGGCACCTTGTCGACCTCGGAGCAAGAAAGGCAGGAGAAGAAGGGCTAAATACCAGCTTCACAAAAGGCGATGCCAGAAACACAGGTCTTCCCGAGGGTAGCTTTCAGGTTATTATAGTAATGGCCAGCTCTTTTGGTTACTTTGAGGAAGAGAAGGAAAACAGAAAAATACTCGAGGAAGCATTCCGCCTGCTCGCGCCTCAAGGCATGCTCTTGCTGGACCTCCCCGACCGGGATTTCGTGTTGCAGAGCTTCAGGCCGGTTTCCGTTCACAACGTCGACGAAGACATTACGGTCAAACGTACTAGAGAGCTGGGAGATGACATCATTTACAGCCGTGAAGTGGTCTCGCACAAGCAAAGAGGCTGCCTGCGTGACATTACTTACTGTACCCGTCTCTACAGCCACGAGAATATCACGCAACTAATGCAGTCTACCGGCTTCTCGTCGGTTACCTGTTTCAATAACTTTATGAACCGTCAGGCCCTGGGAGACTTCGGCTGCATGACCAACCGTATGATTGCCATCGGCAAGAAGCCAGGATAGTACAACAGGCCTGCAATGGTTCAGGCACATTTCCTTGCCAGCTCCAGCAGTCCCAGCCTGGTCAGACAGGCCTCGGTGGGCTTGCCTGTCCTGGGGTCCCATTCCATGGCTTCTCTGTATTCCCTGGTTAAGGTATCAATGTCTACGGTTACCCCTTCCAAAGGACCGGCGCTCTGAGGTGGTATTCCAGCCATTCTATCCGGCAGCTGGACGTCTGCCGGTGTTATCCCCTCGCGGACGTTGAATAGCTGCCTGAGAGTCTGGATTCTGGCGCCTGTCTCCAGGGCTTCACTCACTGACATATCCCATCCGGTTACCCCATTGATAAGCTCCAATAACGGATAACAACCGGAGAATACCACGGGCATAAGACACAACCCGGCACTGGCACAGACCTGCCAGTAATTGGTGTTGGCAGCCGCGGCCGGTCCTTTACCCGTATACTGGTATTTCTCAAATCCGGAAACCTGAAGCTCTTTATACGGACCGGCGGCCGCGTTAACATCGCACCGGGTGTAAGGCGCGGCTGCGGTGTGCCGACCGGGCGTCGGGTCGGCAACGAATCCGGTGCCGCGTCCCGGGAAAAACGTGGCATTGTGCAATCCGGGCTCCTGCCCGCCAACGTGCATGGCAAACCTTTCCGCACCTTTACCTATTTTTTTCGCCGCCACCTTCACGCCGTCAGCGAGCACGTCACCGAAACCCTCGCGGCGTCCTATCTTTTCGGTCATGGCAACCATGGCTTCCGAGTTTCCCCAGGTTAACTCTATACCATCTGTGTCCGCCTTGGTGATAATGCCGTTCTCATAGCACTCCATGGCGAAAGCGATAACGGAACCCGCCGATATCGTATCCAGCCCGCTGCGATTGCACATATCGTTCAATTTAAATATTGAGTCGAGGTCATCGTTCAGGCACATGTTGCCGAAGGCAGCCACCGTCTCATATTCCGGTTTGTGCGTCTCGGTTACCGGATATCTCCCGGAAGGCACCGTGGTAATACCGCCGCAGCGAATGGGACAGCTGAAACAACCGTATTTTTTCGTTTCGTAGGCGATAACGTTATCACCGCCTATTTTCTCAACGGTGGGGAAGGACTCCGTGCCGGTGAGCCGCCAGTTTTTAATCGGACTGACACCAGAGCCAACAACGGCTACCGTGTTGCCGCAGGTACCGTATTTGATTAACGTTTGAATGAAGCCCACATCCTTCATCTTCCTGGTGAATTCTTGATTCAGCTTTTTTATGCTGGCGCTGTCCACCACGGCAACCTTGCCCTTTCCCCTCACCGCCACTGCTTTGA
Coding sequences:
- a CDS encoding class I SAM-dependent methyltransferase; the protein is MNQRVDENWWQHIFDDIYLLTDARSVCDEELTRQEVDFLVGNLDLDKSASILDLCGGHGRHSLELSRRGFKNVTVLDYSGHLVDLGARKAGEEGLNTSFTKGDARNTGLPEGSFQVIIVMASSFGYFEEEKENRKILEEAFRLLAPQGMLLLDLPDRDFVLQSFRPVSVHNVDEDITVKRTRELGDDIIYSREVVSHKQRGCLRDITYCTRLYSHENITQLMQSTGFSSVTCFNNFMNRQALGDFGCMTNRMIAIGKKPG
- a CDS encoding aldehyde ferredoxin oxidoreductase family protein — protein: MSGGYVGKIGFINLSNGEIREQELDEKLARDFIGGHGLGARILLEKQKGRVDPLGPENVLGFVTGPLTGTPVPTGGRYAVVCKSPLTGGWGDANSGGYFGPELKFAGWDALFISGIAPRPSYLMVTNTGIEIKDASHLWGKDAIETEEALANEIGDPRVRVACIGPASEKLSLISGVCNDKGRYAGRSGVGAVVGSKRLKAVAVRGKGKVAVVDSASIKKLNQEFTRKMKDVGFIQTLIKYGTCGNTVAVVGSGVSPIKNWRLTGTESFPTVEKIGGDNVIAYETKKYGCFSCPIRCGGITTVPSGRYPVTETHKPEYETVAAFGNMCLNDDLDSIFKLNDMCNRSGLDTISAGSVIAFAMECYENGIITKADTDGIELTWGNSEAMVAMTEKIGRREGFGDVLADGVKVAAKKIGKGAERFAMHVGGQEPGLHNATFFPGRGTGFVADPTPGRHTAAAPYTRCDVNAAAGPYKELQVSGFEKYQYTGKGPAAAANTNYWQVCASAGLCLMPVVFSGCYPLLELINGVTGWDMSVSEALETGARIQTLRQLFNVREGITPADVQLPDRMAGIPPQSAGPLEGVTVDIDTLTREYREAMEWDPRTGKPTEACLTRLGLLELARKCA